The sequence ATTTTTTCGACGAGCATCACGCGCCATGCGAAACGAAACCCTTCTTCGGTCCACGCCGTGTTGCCCGGATACAGGAAACGACGCAAAGGAAGCCCAATTTGCACGACGACGTGCACGCACAAGAGCGCCACGCCGAGCCGCTGCATGCGTGAGAGGCGCCCGGAATAGGCAGGCTCTTTCGGAGTGATTTCAATATTTTCCGAAATCGCGTTCCGTTTCCACGACAGCTTTGCAAGGAGTTTCCTCGGCCAGTTCGGCGAGAAAAACACGAGCGCCGAACCCGCCATCACCCAAGGAAAAATGCCGATCGGGAAAAGCGTTCCGGTGATGACGTGGAAAACGACGACGGTCGCGTACGCATAGGGGCGCGTTCGCGCATGGAGCAGGAAAAACACGATGGAAAGATCAAACGCTGCCCCGAAGAGACTCGCCGCATGCGCCACCCAGCGCTCGGCGAGCAGCGGCCCGACAATGGGAATGCCTGTATGCGCCGAAAGCCAAATACCGAGCGGTTCTCCTCGCAAAAGCCAATCCGGTCCAAGCTTTGCCACACCCGCAAAAAAGTACACGATGCCAATTTGGAATCGCAAAAGCCACAGCACCCACGCAGGCGCCGTATCGCTTCGCAGATGCGGTTTGCGTAATGCATCAATCGATGCTGCGTGGTGAAGCGGCATGAAGATCATCAGCAGCGACAGCAAGCTGACGAGGTAATAATGGTTCAGGTAGGTCGCTTTTTCGACGAGCTCCACGTAGGTGAACGTGACGAAAAAGAGTGCCGCTCCTGCCCGGTAGAACAGCCCCAGCATCACGAGCAAGCTCGCAAGGCCCAAGACCGCGAAATGGATGTACATTCCTACGCCTGGCCAGGGCGATATCCAGGAAAAACCCAGCCAGTGGAAATGGAACGGCGGAGCAATGTAAATGTCGCGAATCCATCCGTACGCCCAAAAGCGCACGACACTCGCGAACATCAGCGCGCCAAAAAAGATCCGAAACGCGGCCAGCGACGCGATGTCGACCCGTTCGAAAAGCCTTTGCACGAGGCGCGAACCAGAACTGTTTTCAGTCGCCGTCATTGTCGGT is a genomic window of Polyangiaceae bacterium containing:
- a CDS encoding HTTM domain-containing protein, translated to MTATENSSGSRLVQRLFERVDIASLAAFRIFFGALMFASVVRFWAYGWIRDIYIAPPFHFHWLGFSWISPWPGVGMYIHFAVLGLASLLVMLGLFYRAGAALFFVTFTYVELVEKATYLNHYYLVSLLSLLMIFMPLHHAASIDALRKPHLRSDTAPAWVLWLLRFQIGIVYFFAGVAKLGPDWLLRGEPLGIWLSAHTGIPIVGPLLAERWVAHAASLFGAAFDLSIVFFLLHARTRPYAYATVVVFHVITGTLFPIGIFPWVMAGSALVFFSPNWPRKLLAKLSWKRNAISENIEITPKEPAYSGRLSRMQRLGVALLCVHVVVQIGLPLRRFLYPGNTAWTEEGFRFAWRVMLVEKMGFVEYHVRDKSTGRAFVVEPSQYLSPLQTKMMSMSPDMILEFAKHIAAEEKRQGRDVEVRADAFVTMNGRPSQRLVDPMVNLAAEEDSLWPKRWILPLKDEINVGYVSQKRH